From the Saccharomonospora marina XMU15 genome, the window CGGGCGCGGCGCTGGTGAAGTGCGCCCCGCGTGGGGCTTCCACTACACCGTGCACGGCGGAGCGGTTCAGCAGCAGGCTCTGCACCGGCGCGGCAGCCGTCAGTTCGGCGGTGTCCACCACCTGCTCGGCGGAGACGAAGCAGCGGTCGGCCGCCAACGCGAACAGGTCGTCGAAGTAGGGGTCAGGGCCGAGGTACTGCGCGTTGCCACGGGCGTCGGCGCGGTTGAGGTGAACCAGCGCGGCGTCGAGTCGAAGCGGTGGCACGGCGAGCAACTCCTCGCCGTCGTCATAGGGGGAACTGACGGTGCGCAGCTGCGGGTTGAGCCGCATGACGTCCGAACCCAGCCCGGCACGGGTGGGCAGGAACGGCAGTCGCTGCGCGGCGGCCGACAGCGCCGTGCCGAACACGCCCTCGTCGTACTCGGTCACCTCGATCTGCCCGCTCTCGCGCACGCGGCCGAACCACGGGTCGAACGGGATGGAGTCGAGCGTGACGAACCCGAACACCAACTTGCGGATCCGTTCCGCGGAGGCGAGCAACCCGATGTCGGGACCGCCGTAGGACACGACGGTGAGGTCGGTCAGCGACGAGCGAAGGATGGCCCGCACCAGCGCCATCGGTTTGCGCCGCGAGCCCCAACCGCCGATGCCGATGGTCATGCCGTCGGAAAGTTCGGCGACGACCTCGTCGGCGGTCATCCGTTTGTCCGCCATCACTCTCCCTTGCCGTTGTCGAGGAACTCCTGGCGCGCGGCGTCGGAGACACCGGCCAGGTTCAGCTCGAAGGTGAAGCCCTGCTCGTAGCGGTAACTGCGGTGTACGGGCTGCGGGTCGATACCGTTGATGGCCTGCTTCGCCGCGCGGATCACCCGGGTGTCCTTGTCGGCGATCTGTCTTGCCACCGCCAGCGCGGCCTCGTCGAGTTCGCCGCGAGGCACCACCCGGTACACCGAGCCGTGGTGGTGCAACTGGTGGGCGTCCACCGTGCTCGCCGTGTAGTACAGCGTGCGCATCAGGTGCTGTGGCACGAGGCGGGCCAGATGCGTCGCAGCGCCGAGCGCGCCGCGGTCGACCTCCGGCAGCCCGAACGTCGCGTCGTCGGAGGCGACGACGACGTCGGCGTTGCCGACGAGTCCGATCCCGCCGCCGAGGCAGAACCCGTGCACCGCGGCGATCACCGGTACCGCGCAGTCGTACACGGCGGAGAACGCGGCCGCGCAACCGTGGTTGGCCCCGATCAGCGACCCGTAGGCCGAATCCGCCTGGATCTCCTTGATGTCCACGCCCGCGTTGAAGCCACGTCCCTCGGCTCTGAGTACCACCACGTGGCATTCCGGGTCGCGGCCCTGTGTCGTGATCGCCTCGGCGAGGTCGAACCAGCCTTGCACGGTGAGCGCGTTCACCGGAGGGGAATTCACTGTCACCACTGCGATTCCCGGCTCCACGCGGTCCGTGGAGATGACGTCTGCCATACGCCTTCCTAACCTAGCACTTGCTTGGTAAGTTAGCAGTGTGCCTGGCGCGAGTACAGGCCGGAAGGAGGAACGGCGTGGCGCTCGACTTGCGCCTTGACGGCGCGGTGGCGCTCGTCACCGGTGGTGTTCGCGGGGTGGGGGCCGGCATTACCGGGGCACTGCTCGACGCGGGCGCCACGGTAGTGACCTGCGCGCGCCGGGAGCCTGAGCGGCTCGCTCAGGGCGTGGAGTTCCAGCGGTGCGACGTGCGAGAGCCTGACGACGTCGAGCAGCTGGTCGAGCGGATCGCCGGGCGGCACGGGCGGCTCGACGTCGTGGTGAACAACGCCGGTGGCGCGCCGTTCGCCGACGCCGCCACCGCCTCGGCCAACTTCCACACCAAGGTCGTCGCCCTGAACCTGCTCGCCCCGCTGACCGTCGCACGCTGCGCCAACGCGGTGATGCAGCAACAGGATCGCGGGGGCTCGATCGTCAACATCAGCAGTGTCAGCGGCGCGCGGCCGTCCCCGGGTACCGCCTCGTACGGGGCCGCCAAGGCGGGGCTGGACAATCTCACCGCGAGCCTGGCAGTGGAGTGGGCACCGAAGGTGCGGGTGAACGCCCTGCGGGTCGGCATGGTTCGCACCGAACAGGCGCAACTGCACTACGGCGACGGCGAGGGAGTGGAGGCCGTT encodes:
- a CDS encoding SDR family oxidoreductase, translated to MALDLRLDGAVALVTGGVRGVGAGITGALLDAGATVVTCARREPERLAQGVEFQRCDVREPDDVEQLVERIAGRHGRLDVVVNNAGGAPFADAATASANFHTKVVALNLLAPLTVARCANAVMQQQDRGGSIVNISSVSGARPSPGTASYGAAKAGLDNLTASLAVEWAPKVRVNALRVGMVRTEQAQLHYGDGEGVEAVGATVPLGRLAEPEEIGACVAFLASPLASYVSGATLAVHGGGEVPAFLAAANARHDKE
- a CDS encoding CoA transferase subunit A, whose amino-acid sequence is MADKRMTADEVVAELSDGMTIGIGGWGSRRKPMALVRAILRSSLTDLTVVSYGGPDIGLLASAERIRKLVFGFVTLDSIPFDPWFGRVRESGQIEVTEYDEGVFGTALSAAAQRLPFLPTRAGLGSDVMRLNPQLRTVSSPYDDGEELLAVPPLRLDAALVHLNRADARGNAQYLGPDPYFDDLFALAADRCFVSAEQVVDTAELTAAAPVQSLLLNRSAVHGVVEAPRGAHFTSAAPDYGRDEKFQRHYVESAKDLDAWPKFVDRFLSGDERTYLSEVDKFTGEAA
- a CDS encoding enoyl-CoA hydratase family protein; this encodes MADVISTDRVEPGIAVVTVNSPPVNALTVQGWFDLAEAITTQGRDPECHVVVLRAEGRGFNAGVDIKEIQADSAYGSLIGANHGCAAAFSAVYDCAVPVIAAVHGFCLGGGIGLVGNADVVVASDDATFGLPEVDRGALGAATHLARLVPQHLMRTLYYTASTVDAHQLHHHGSVYRVVPRGELDEAALAVARQIADKDTRVIRAAKQAINGIDPQPVHRSYRYEQGFTFELNLAGVSDAARQEFLDNGKGE